The proteins below are encoded in one region of Ricinus communis isolate WT05 ecotype wild-type chromosome 6, ASM1957865v1, whole genome shotgun sequence:
- the LOC8282968 gene encoding metallothionein-like protein type 3 translates to MSSTCGNCDCADKSQCVKKGSSYTADIVETEKSFVSTLVMDFPAAEHDGKCKCGASCTCVTCTCGH, encoded by the exons ATGTCTAGCACCTGCGGCAACTGCGACTGCGCTGACAAGAGCCAGTGCGT GAAGAAGGGCAGCAGCTACACTGCTGACATTGTTGAGACTGAGAAGAG CTTTGTCTCAACTCTCGTCATGGATTTTCCAGCAGCCGAGCATGACGGCAAGTGCAAGTGTGGTGCTAGCTGCACTTGTGTGACCTGCACTTGCGGTCATTAA
- the LOC8266848 gene encoding agamous-like MADS-box protein AGL62 — protein sequence MLFQDNFSCSSILAMSKLTGKGRQRIEMVKISKESNRLVTFSKRRYGVFKKASELSTLCGAEISIIVFSPGKRAFSFGNPSVETVVDRFLSNKPPRISGSLQLIEAHRSSRLRELNMLLTKTLNELEMEKKRGEELDRIRKASQAQHWWESPIEELDLTQLKQLKASLEMLRQNVGKQAEQLLFQATNSHQFYAPTTSNRVLPFDPKNGGFNTTLMPYQYPNLGCGGFY from the exons ATGCTATTCCAAGACAACTTTTCATGTTCTAGCATTTTAGCCATGTCAAAATTAACAGGGAAAGGTCGCCAAAGGATTGAGATGGTGAAAATCTCTAAGGAGAGTAATCGTTTGGTAACCTTTTCGAAACGCAGGTATGGAGTTTTCAAGAAAGCTAGTGAACTTTCTACTCTTTGTGGTGCTGAAATCAGTATTATAGTCTTCTCGCCTGGAAAAAGAGCCTTCTCTTTCGGTAACCCTTCAGTTGAAACAGTCGTTGATCGCTTCCTCTCAAATAAACCTCCCCGAATTTCAGGCTCTCTGCAACTTATTGAAGCTCACCGTAGTTCCAGACTCCGTGAACTCAATATGCTGCTTACTAAG ACTCTTAATGAATTGGAAATGGAGAAAAAGCGAGGAGAAGAGCTTGATCGGATCAGGAAAGCTAGCCAGGCTCAGCACTGGTGGGAATCTCCTATAGAGGAACTTGACTTGACACAGTTAAAGCAGTTGAAGGCTTCCTTAGAGATGCTCAGGCAGAACGTCGGAAAGCAAGCTGAGCAGCTTCTATTTCAAGCAACAAATAGTCATCAATTTTATGCTCCAACAACTAGCAACAGAGTTCTTCCTTTTGACCCAAAGAATGGTGGATTCAACACAACTCTGATGCCTTATCAATATCCAAATCTTGGATGTGGTGggttttattaa
- the LOC107261520 gene encoding protein PELPK1-like, translating into MTSFKNFLFVFFIAFAFSGIDVGLAARNLLQMPPLPSVPSLPKPTLPPLPSIPSLPQPTLPTTQPSLPKQTLPSLPSLPTMPTLPKVTLPPLPSMPSIPTIPTTIPSIPFLSPPPAGN; encoded by the coding sequence atgacttctttcaagaatttcctctttgttttctttattgcttTTGCATTTTCAGGCATAGACGTTGGACTAGCTGCTCGAAATCTTCTGCAAATGCCACCATTACCCTCCGTGCCAAGTTTGCCAAAGCCTACATTGCCACCACTGCCAAGTATTCCATCTCTTCCACAGCCTACATTGCCAACAACCCAACCTTCTCTGCCTAAACAAACACTCCCTTCACTTCCTAGTTTGCCCACCATGCCTACTCTTCCAAAGGTTACTTTGCCTCCATTGCCAAGCATGCCTTCAATCCCCACTATTCCAACTACAATTCCCTCTATTCCTTTCCTCTCCCCACCACCAGCTGGGAACTAA
- the LOC8266847 gene encoding peroxidase-like protein 2 codes for MEGIEGMLGNGGKVTFGSVGMLGRIGSGGIVGLGREGWIVGKVGNVGCGRVGILGNGGIVGFGKFGTEGKGGICSRLRAANPTSMLENDNTTKKVVRLKELKEAIMI; via the coding sequence ATGGAGGGAATAGAGGGCATGCTTGGGAACGGAGGCAAAGTGACTTTTGGGAGTGTAGGCATGTTGGGCAGGATTGGAAGTGGAGGCATTGTAGGCTTAGGCAGAGAAGGTTGGATAGTTGGCAAAGTTGGTAATGTAGGCTGTGGAAGAGTTGGAATACTTGGCAATGGTGGCATTGTTGGCTTTGGCAAATTTGGCACGGAAGGCAAAGGTGGCATTTGCAGTAGATTGCGAGCAGCTAATCCGACATCCATGCTTGAAAATGACAATACAACAAAGAAAGTAGTAAGGCTGAAGGAGTTGAAAGAGGCCATAATGATTTAG
- the LOC8282969 gene encoding protein PLANT CADMIUM RESISTANCE 12 isoform X1: protein MHPKNNEEQYSKSTAMEKWTTGLCGCFEDPWNCIKTCLCPCVTFGQNAEILDRNGTSCFCGGLLLYLLSCVGCPCIYSFSFRTKLRQQFSLPKEPCGDFLVHCCCPSCAICQEYRELKNRGINPSKGTPITNTKPVNSVVECIATTCPVIQKARSLNPNIILESINMSICLI from the exons ATGCATCCAAAGAACAACGAAGAGCAATATTCTAAATCAACAGCAATGGAGAAGTGGACTACAGGTTTATGTGGATGCTTCGAAGATCCCTGGAATT GCATAAAGACATGTTTGTGTCCATGTGTTACCTTTGGACAAAATGCAGAGATCTTAGACAGGAACGGAACAT CTTGTTTCTGCGGTGGCTTGTTACTCTATCTCCTTAGCTGCGTGGGTTGTCCATGTATCTACTCATTCTCATTTCGGACGAAATTGAGACAACAATTTTCGTTGCCAAAAGAGCCATGTGGGGATTTCTTAGTTCATTGCTGCTGTCCTTCTTGTGCTATTTGTCAAGAATACAGGGAGCTTAAGAACCGTGGAATTAACCCTTCCAAAGGTACACCAATTACAAATACTAAGCCTGTAAACTCAGTGGTAGAATGCATTGCTACAACCTGTCCTGTGATCCAGAAAGCCAGGAGTTTAAACCCTAATATAATCCTTGAGTCCATCAATATGAGTATATGTTTAATTTGA
- the LOC8282969 gene encoding cell number regulator 2 isoform X2: MHPKNNEEQYSKSTAMEKWTTGLCGCFEDPWNCIKTCLCPCVTFGQNAEILDRNGTSCFCGGLLLYLLSCVGCPCIYSFSFRTKLRQQFSLPKEPCGDFLVHCCCPSCAICQEYRELKNRGINPSKGWEANAERMNKPSGIMLLPVVARGMPH; the protein is encoded by the exons ATGCATCCAAAGAACAACGAAGAGCAATATTCTAAATCAACAGCAATGGAGAAGTGGACTACAGGTTTATGTGGATGCTTCGAAGATCCCTGGAATT GCATAAAGACATGTTTGTGTCCATGTGTTACCTTTGGACAAAATGCAGAGATCTTAGACAGGAACGGAACAT CTTGTTTCTGCGGTGGCTTGTTACTCTATCTCCTTAGCTGCGTGGGTTGTCCATGTATCTACTCATTCTCATTTCGGACGAAATTGAGACAACAATTTTCGTTGCCAAAAGAGCCATGTGGGGATTTCTTAGTTCATTGCTGCTGTCCTTCTTGTGCTATTTGTCAAGAATACAGGGAGCTTAAGAACCGTGGAATTAACCCTTCCAAAG GTTGGGAAGCCAATGCTGAGAGAATGAACAAGCCCAGTGGAATCATGCTACTGCCAGTTGTTGCACGAGGCATGCCCCATTAG
- the LOC8282970 gene encoding phytosulfokine receptor 1, with protein MDVSCFFLSFICLAISFRTFIACNSSDLIALTGFSKCLSSKIDGWNSSTSDCCTWTGVSCNNSTVLRIRVTGLELGSKRLTGTICESLAGLDQLKTLNLSHNFLSRNLPAKLFSLQHLEVLDLSNNELAGSIPGVGVYMPSIRYVDLSRNYFSGSINASLCETSPSVRVLNLASNYFTGEVSSNFGLCTSLQHLFLTGNNLSGRFPESLLQLRDLRVLHLEDNQFSGPLHAEIGNLSNLVELDVSSNLLSGSLPDVFGKLGKIEHFSANRNKFIGSLPKSLVHSPSLLTLDLNKNTLDGPININCSAMTHLISLNLGSNNFNSPIPESLSSCQSLSILNLSLNKLGGEIPYNFKNLQALAFLSLSNNSLTNLSAALAIVQHCKNLTTLILSINFQGEQMPDDVNLQFESLKALVIPYSELRGSIPSWLSRCQSLQLLDLSWNFLGGPLPPWIGNFKHLFYLDVSNNSFTGEIPKRLTELQALIKVMNIPLEGTSGVPFYRAGGSSRNLQYKSIRSFRPTIDLSYNKLSGPIWPSFGNLKTLHVLQLNKNMISGQIPDSISGMSSLETLDLSHNKLSGEIPSSLVKLTFLSNFSVAYNELCGKIPTGGQFLTFPNSSFMGNKGQGAGEFASCQPVQTPNEHGSTSMSMTIVGLPFTLGAATGFIITIIFVFRSGWVFSKAQRR; from the coding sequence ATGGACGTATCATGCTTCTTTTTATCCTTCATTTGTCTAGCGATCAGTTTCCGAACTTTTATAGCCTGCAATTCAAGTGATCTAATAGCTCTTACTGGTTTCTCAAAGTGTTTATCATCAAAGATTGATGGTTGGAATAGCAGCACTTCTGATTGCTGTACTTGGACTGGCGTCAGTTGTAATAATTCCACTGTTTTGAGAATAAGGGTCACAGGGCTAGAACTTGGTAGCAAGAGACTCACAGGAACAATCTGTGAGTCCTTGGCAGGATTGGATCAACTCAAAACCTTAAATTTATCGCATAACTTTCTGTCCAGAAACCTTCCAGCTAAATTGTTCAGTCTGCAGCATCTGGAGGTACTTGATTTGAGTAACAATGAGTTAGCCGGTTCAATTCCAGGGGTGGGAGTTTATATGCCTTCAATCAGGTATGTTGACTTGTCAAGGAATTACTTCTCTGGTTCCATCAATGCTTCACTTTGTGAAACTTCACCCAGTGTTCGTGTTCTCAACCTGGCAAGCAACTATTTCACTGGCGAAGTTTCCTCGAATTTTGGACTCTGTACTTCTCTGCAGCATCTCTTTCTTACTGGCAATAATCTGTCAGGAAGGTTTCCTGAGAGTCTCTTGCAGCTACGAGATCTTCGTGTATTGCACCTTGAAGATAATCAGTTTTCTGGACCACTGCATGCTGAAATTGGTAACCTTTCTAACCTTGTGGAGTTGGATGTTTCTTCCAACTTGTTATCTGGAAGCCTTCCTGATGTTTTTGGGAAGCTTGGAAAGATCGAGCACTTCTCTGCCAACAGAAATAAATTCATTGGCAGCTTGCCCAAATCTTTGGTGCATTCTCCATCTCTTCTAACTCTTGATCTGAACAAAAACACCCTTGATGGTCCTATCAATATCAACTGCTCCGCAATGACTCATCTCATTTCTCTGAATCTGGGTTCGAATAATTTCAATAGCCCGATCCCTGAAAGTCTATCATCTTGCCAAAGCCTGAGCATTTTGAATCTTAGCCTTAACAAACTCGGTGGGGAGATTCCTTATAACTTCAAGAATCTTCAAGCTCTCGCGTTCCTCTCTCTCTCGAACAACAGCCTGACAAATTTATCAGCAGCTCTTGCAATCGTACAACATTGCAAAAACTTAACCACACTGATACTTAGTATCAATTTTCAAGGTGAGCAAATGCCTGATGATGTGAATCTGCAGTTTGAGAGCCTCAAGGCTCTCGTTATTCCGTACTCTGAACTCAGAGGCTCAATTCCATCATGGTTAAGTCGTTGCCAATCGCTTCAGCTGTTAGATCTGTCTTGGAATTTCTTGGGTGGACCACTTCCACCTTGGATAGGCAATTTCAAGCACCTGTTTTACTTGGATGTGTCAAATAATTCCTTTACTGGTGAGATACCAAAACGCTTGACAGAACTACAAGCCCTCATTAAAGTCATGAATATCCCTTTAGAAGGAACTTCAGGTGTTCCTTTCTACCGGGCTGGGGGAAGTAGCAGAAATTTGCAGTATAAAAGCATTCGGAGCTTTCGACCAACTATAGACCTAAGTTATAACAAGCTTAGTGGGCCAATCTGGCCTAGTTTCGGGAACTTGAAAACCCTTCATGTTTTGCAACTAAACAAGAATATGATTTCAGGACAAATTCCAGATAGTATTTCAGGAATGTCAAGCTTGGAAACTTTGGATTTGTCTCATAACAAATTATCTGGAGAGATACCCAGTTCATTGGTAAAGCTCACCTTTCTATCCAACTTCAGCGTAGCATACAATGAACTTTGTGGGAAAATCCCAACAGGTGGCCAATTCTTGACCTTCCCAAATTCAAGCTTCATGGGAAACAAGGGACAAGGTGCTGGAGAGTTTGCTTCATGTCAACCTGTTCAGACTCCTAACGAGCATGGGAGTACAAGTATGAGCATGACTATAGTAGGTTTGCCATTTACACTAGGAGCAGCAACTGGCTTTATCATCACTATCATCTTTGTCTTCAGGTCTGGATGGGTATTTTCAAAGGCACAAAGAAGATGA
- the LOC8276904 gene encoding dicarboxylate transporter 2.1, chloroplastic: MESLALHSLSTTTTATTRTTSFFLSTGTRNSLFHRSLSTKPISKFPSSITSLPTIRSHSFSSQKPLLFNPIHKPSKSHFPICFSSPKNDSSVTTTTNPPPQGARIVPLIVSIAVGVILRFFIPKPVEVTPQAWQLLAIFISTIAGLVLNPLPVGAWAFLGLTTSIVTKTLTFSTAFSAFTNEVIWLIVISFFFARGFVKTGLGDRVATYFVKWLGKSTLGLSYGLTISEALIAPAMPSTTARAGGVFLPIIKSLSLSAGSKPGDASSKKLGSYLILSQFQSAGNSSALFLTAAAQNLLCLKLAEELGVIISSPWISWFKAASLPAFLSLLATPLVLYKLYPPETKDTPEAPAMAAKKLENMGPVTKNEWVMVGTMLLAVSLWVFGDALGIPSVVAAMIGLSILLLLGVLDWDDCLSEKSAWDTLAWFAVLVGMAGQLTNLGIVTWMSDCVAKSLQSLSLSWPAAFGVLQASYFFIHYLFASQTGHVGALYSAFLAMHLAAGVPGVLAALALAYNTNLFGAITHYSSGQAAVYYGAGYVDLPDVFKMGFVVALINAVIWGVVGTFWWKFLGLY; encoded by the exons ATGGAGAGCTTAGCACTGCACTCTctctccaccaccaccaccgccaCCACAAGAACAACCTCCTTCTTTCTATCTACTGGTACTCGTAATTCCTTATTCCATAGATCCCTATCAACAAAACCAATCTCCAAATTTCCATCTTCCATTACTTCACTACCCACTATTAGATCACATTCTTTCTCCTCTCAAAAACCATTGCTTTTCAATCCAATCCACAAACCCTCCAAATCCCATTTCCCAATCTGCTTCTCTTCTCCAAAAAATGACTCTTCAGTCACCACTACCACTAACCCACCTCCACAAGGCGCAAGGATTGTACCTTTAATTGTTTCTATAGCTGTTGGTGTAATTCTTCGTTTCTTTATTCCTAAACCTGTTGAAGTAACACCACAAGCTTGGCAATTGTTAGCAATTTTTATTTCGACTATTGCTGGTCTTGTTTTAAATCCTTTACCAGTTGGTGCATGGGCTTTTCTTGGGTTAACCACTTCTATAGTTACTAAAACATTGACATTTTCAACTGCTTTTAGTGCTTTTACAAATGAGGTTATTTGGttaattgttatttctttcttttttgctcGTGGGTTTGTTAAAACTGGATTAGGTGATAGAGTTGCTACTTATTTTGTCAAGTGGTTAGGGAAAAGTACTTTGGGATTATCTTATGGATTGACTATTAGTGAGGCTCTTATTGCTCCTGCAATGCCTAGTACTACTGCTAGAGCTGGTGGTGTTTTCTTGCCAATTATCAAGTCATTGTCTCTGTCAGCAGGGAGTAAGCCAGGTGATGCTTCTTCAAAGAAGCTTGGATCTTACCTCATTCTATCACAATTTCAG TCTGCTGGAAACTCTAGCGCACTGTTCCTGACTGCTGCAGCTCAAAATTTGCTGTGTCTCAAATTGGCTGAGGAACTTGGGGTGATAATCTCAAGCCCTTGGATTTCTTGGTTCAAGGCTGCTAGTTTGCCAGCATTTCTTTCGCTGCTAGCTACACCGCTTGTCTTATATAAGCTTTATCCTCCTGAAACCAAGGATACACCAGAGGCCCCTGCAATGGCTGCAAAGAAACTTGAGAATATGGGTCCTGTCACAAAAAATGAATGGGTCATGGTTGGTACAATGCTTCTTGCAGTTTCTTTGTGGGTGTTTGG GGATGCTCTTGGAATACCTAGTGTTGTCGCTGCAATGATTGGCTTATCAATATTACTTTTGTTGGGAGTTCTTGATTGGGATGACTGTTTAAGCGAAAAATCAGCTTGGGATACCTTGGCTTGGTTTGCTGTTCTGGTGGGCATGGCAGGCCAGCTGACTAACCTTGGTATCGTAACTTGGATGTCTGATTGTGTGGCCAAGTCCCTTCAATCTCTCTCTTTGAGCTGGCCAGCTGCTTTTGGTGTTCTTCAGGCGTCTTACTTCTTTATTCACTACTTATTTGCTAGTCAAACTGGTCATGTGGGAGCACTATACTCTGCATTTCTTGCCATGCACTTGGCAGCTGGGGTACCTGGTGTCTTGGCTGCGCTCGCTTTAGCTTACAATACAAATCTTTTTGGAGCTATCACACACTATAGCAGTGGTCAGGCTGCTGTCTATTATGGAG CTGGATATGTAGACCTTCCTGATGTGTTCAAGATGGGATTCGTGGTAGCACTAATAAATGCTGTTATCTGGGGAGTCGTTGGAACTTTCTGGTGGAAATTTTTGGGCCTCTATTAA